In Quercus lobata isolate SW786 chromosome 12, ValleyOak3.0 Primary Assembly, whole genome shotgun sequence, a genomic segment contains:
- the LOC115971978 gene encoding 14 kDa proline-rich protein DC2.15-like: protein MASKALASTALFLSLNLLFFTMVSSTYVPCPPPPSKGHKHQPPSKNPPSTKPTPPKNPPSTKPTPPKNPPSTKPTCPKDTLKLGVCAGLLNDLIHLVVGTPPNTPCCSLIGGLADLEAAVCLCTAIKANVLGINLNVPLSLSLLLNFCGKKVPSGFQCA, encoded by the coding sequence ATGGCTTCTAAGGCTCTAGCTTCCACTGCCCTCTTCCTCTCCCTCAACCTTCTTTTCTTCACCATGGTCAGCTCTACTTATGTCCCTTGCCCACCACCCCCATCAAAGGGTCATAAACACCAACCCCCCTCCAAGAACCCACCATCAACTAAGCCCACTCCGCCCAAGAATCCACCATCAACTAAGCCCACTCCCCCCAAGAATCCACCATCAACTAAGCCCACTTGTCCCAAGGACACCCTTAAGTTGGGTGTGTGTGCTGGCTTGTTGAATGACTTGATACACCTTGTTGTTGGTACTCCTCCTAATACTCCTTGCTGCAGCCTCATTGGGGGTCTTGCTGATCTTGAAGCCGCTGTTTGCCTTTGCACTGCCATTAAAGCTAATGTCTTGGGGATCAACCTAAACGTTCCTTTGTCATTGAGCTTGCTGCTAAACTTCTGTGGAAAGAAGGTCCCCTCTGGCTTCCAGTGCGCATAA
- the LOC115972466 gene encoding threonine--tRNA ligase, mitochondrial 1-like isoform X2 gives MLCSSKLRAALSSHLRRHSSAFSLPLRHFSSTVTATMASNNHPKDESYLNQVIPKRIQLFQSIQAKLLTECLSLSSDPIKITLPDGTVKEGKKWVTSPLDVAREISKSLAANALISEVNGVLWDMSRPLESDCELKLFTFESDEGRDTFWHSSAHILGQVSSLQGEHGHTGGLRSDRKDAWHPAMLRKDFFLASSWETGLQSHCDVKLVARLGACIIVGPYEYN, from the exons ATGCTATGCAGCTCTAAACTCAGGGCTGCACTTTCCTCTCATCTCCGTCGCCACTCCTCagctttctctcttcctctccgcCATTTCTCTTCCACGGTCACCGCCACCATGGCCTCCAATAATCACCCCAAAGACGAATCCTACCTGAACCAAGTCATCCCCAAGCGCATCCAGCTCTTCCAATCCATCCAAGCCAAACTCCTCACCGaatgcctctctctctcctccgaTCCCATCAA gattaCGTTGCCGGATGGGACTGTGAAGGAAGGGAAGAAGTGGGTGACATCGCCATTGGACGTTGCGAGAGAGATTTCGAAGAGTTTGGCTGCCAACGCTTTGATTTCTGAGGTCAATGGGGTTCTCTGGGACATGTCTAGGCCTTTGGAGTCTGATTGTGAGCTCAAGCTCTTCACTTTTGAATCCGACGAAGGCCGCGACACTTTCTGGCACTCCAGCGCTCACATTCTCGGCCAG GTTTCATCTTTACAAGGGGAACACGGACACACAGGAGGCCTTAGGAGTGATAGGAAAGATGCTTGGCATCCag CTATGTTAAGGAAGGACTTCTTCTTGGCCAGCTCATGGGAAACCGGTTTACAATCACATTGCG ATGTGAAGTTAGTGGCCAGGTTAGGAGCATGCATTATTGTGGGTCCCTACgaatataattaa
- the LOC115972466 gene encoding threonine--tRNA ligase, mitochondrial 1-like isoform X3, giving the protein MLCSSKLRAALSSHLRRHSSAFSLPLRHFSSTVTATMASNNHPKDESYLNQVIPKRIQLFQSIQAKLLTECLSLSSDPIKITLPDGTVKEGKKWVTSPLDVAREISKSLAANALISEVNGVLWDMSRPLESDCELKLFTFESDEGRDTFWHSSAHILGQESGYFPPLVSHLQVSSLQGEHGHTGGLRSDRKDAWHPGNSFQAACK; this is encoded by the exons ATGCTATGCAGCTCTAAACTCAGGGCTGCACTTTCCTCTCATCTCCGTCGCCACTCCTCagctttctctcttcctctccgcCATTTCTCTTCCACGGTCACCGCCACCATGGCCTCCAATAATCACCCCAAAGACGAATCCTACCTGAACCAAGTCATCCCCAAGCGCATCCAGCTCTTCCAATCCATCCAAGCCAAACTCCTCACCGaatgcctctctctctcctccgaTCCCATCAA gattaCGTTGCCGGATGGGACTGTGAAGGAAGGGAAGAAGTGGGTGACATCGCCATTGGACGTTGCGAGAGAGATTTCGAAGAGTTTGGCTGCCAACGCTTTGATTTCTGAGGTCAATGGGGTTCTCTGGGACATGTCTAGGCCTTTGGAGTCTGATTGTGAGCTCAAGCTCTTCACTTTTGAATCCGACGAAGGCCGCGACACTTTCTGGCACTCCAGCGCTCACATTCTCGGCCAG GAAAGTGGGTATTTCCCTCCATTGGTCTCTCATTTACAG GTTTCATCTTTACAAGGGGAACACGGACACACAGGAGGCCTTAGGAGTGATAGGAAAGATGCTTGGCATCCag GTAACAGCTTTCAAGCAGCATGCAAGTAG
- the LOC115972466 gene encoding threonine--tRNA ligase, mitochondrial 1-like isoform X1: MLCSSKLRAALSSHLRRHSSAFSLPLRHFSSTVTATMASNNHPKDESYLNQVIPKRIQLFQSIQAKLLTECLSLSSDPIKITLPDGTVKEGKKWVTSPLDVAREISKSLAANALISEVNGVLWDMSRPLESDCELKLFTFESDEGRDTFWHSSAHILGQESGYFPPLVSHLQVSSLQGEHGHTGGLRSDRKDAWHPAMLRKDFFLASSWETGLQSHCDVKLVARLGACIIVGPYEYN, from the exons ATGCTATGCAGCTCTAAACTCAGGGCTGCACTTTCCTCTCATCTCCGTCGCCACTCCTCagctttctctcttcctctccgcCATTTCTCTTCCACGGTCACCGCCACCATGGCCTCCAATAATCACCCCAAAGACGAATCCTACCTGAACCAAGTCATCCCCAAGCGCATCCAGCTCTTCCAATCCATCCAAGCCAAACTCCTCACCGaatgcctctctctctcctccgaTCCCATCAA gattaCGTTGCCGGATGGGACTGTGAAGGAAGGGAAGAAGTGGGTGACATCGCCATTGGACGTTGCGAGAGAGATTTCGAAGAGTTTGGCTGCCAACGCTTTGATTTCTGAGGTCAATGGGGTTCTCTGGGACATGTCTAGGCCTTTGGAGTCTGATTGTGAGCTCAAGCTCTTCACTTTTGAATCCGACGAAGGCCGCGACACTTTCTGGCACTCCAGCGCTCACATTCTCGGCCAG GAAAGTGGGTATTTCCCTCCATTGGTCTCTCATTTACAG GTTTCATCTTTACAAGGGGAACACGGACACACAGGAGGCCTTAGGAGTGATAGGAAAGATGCTTGGCATCCag CTATGTTAAGGAAGGACTTCTTCTTGGCCAGCTCATGGGAAACCGGTTTACAATCACATTGCG ATGTGAAGTTAGTGGCCAGGTTAGGAGCATGCATTATTGTGGGTCCCTACgaatataattaa